From Triticum urartu cultivar G1812 chromosome 2, Tu2.1, whole genome shotgun sequence, a single genomic window includes:
- the LOC125541448 gene encoding probable receptor-like protein kinase At1g49730 isoform X1 — protein MGCLHQRLGRTRVLPFVRRFKPSEIEAATRGFSTALETGGPRGTAYRARFADGLVATVRRAGGGDPDQEGQEGAFYRELQLLGRLNHRHVVRLRGFSEGHNRFLVFDQMENRSLKECLHDPLRTPLNWRTRLQVAIDVAAALEYLYYFCDPPVFHVTVNSSNVLMDADFVAKFQLSNVSVVGHDSSEGSHAEERIQQRRTELVFQYGVLLLELVTGQSPGGGDGELVRWVQEPGFAGSMQRMVDADLGGTYDAGELRDLVIVARLCTRPGSGTAVVSIPQVLRYLQGKVGDKNR, from the exons ATGGGCTGCCTCCACCAGCGGCTCGGCCGCACGC GTGTTCTGCCGTTCGTGAGGAGGTTCAAGCCGAGCGAGATCGAGGCGGCCACCAGAGGCTTCAGCACGGCCCTCGAGACCGGCGGGCCTCGCGGCACGGCGTACCGCGCCCGCTTCGCTGATGGCCTCGTCGCCACGGTGCGCCGTGCGGGCGGCGGCGACCCGGACCAGGAAGGGCAGGAGGGCGCCTTCTACCGGGAGCTGCAGCTGCTCGGCCGCCTCAACCACCGACACGTCGTCAGGCTCCGCGGCTTCTCAGAAGGACACAACAG GTTTCTGGTGTTTGATCAGATGGAGAACAGGAGCCTGAAAGAATGCCTCCACG ATCCTCTTAGGACGCCACTCAACTGGAGGACCCGGTTGCAGGTTGCCATAGATGTCGCAGCAGCCCTG GAGTATCTCTACTACTTCTGCGACCCTCCGGTGTTCCACGTGACGGTGAACTCGAGCAACGTGCTGATGGATGCTGATTTCGTCGCCAAG TTTCAGCTATCGAACGTCAGTGTCGTCGGTCACGACTCTTCCGAAGGATCCCACGCCGAAG AGCGAATTCAGCAGAGGCGGACGGAGCTGGTGTTCCAGTACGGCGTGTTGCTCCTGGAGCTCGTCACCGGACAGTCGcccgggggcggcgacggcgagctcGTGCGGTGGGTGCAGGAGCCAGGGTTCGCCGGATCCATGCAGAGGATGGTGGACGCGGATCTCGGGGGCACCTacgacgccggcgagctccggGACCTCGTGATAGTCGCGAGGCTCTGCACTAGGCCTGGCAGCGGCACCGCCGTTGTCTCGATCCCACAGGTACTCCGCTACTTGCAGGGGAAGGTGGGTGACAAAAACAGATGA
- the LOC125541448 gene encoding probable receptor-like protein kinase At1g49730 isoform X2 produces the protein MGCLHQRLGRTRVLPFVRRFKPSEIEAATRGFSTALETGGPRGTAYRARFADGLVATVRRAGGGDPDQEGQEGAFYRELQLLGRLNHRHVVRLRGFSEGHNRFLVFDQMENRSLKECLHDPLRTPLNWRTRLQVAIDVAAALEYLYYFCDPPVFHVTVNSSNVLMDADFVAKLSNVSVVGHDSSEGSHAEERIQQRRTELVFQYGVLLLELVTGQSPGGGDGELVRWVQEPGFAGSMQRMVDADLGGTYDAGELRDLVIVARLCTRPGSGTAVVSIPQVLRYLQGKVGDKNR, from the exons ATGGGCTGCCTCCACCAGCGGCTCGGCCGCACGC GTGTTCTGCCGTTCGTGAGGAGGTTCAAGCCGAGCGAGATCGAGGCGGCCACCAGAGGCTTCAGCACGGCCCTCGAGACCGGCGGGCCTCGCGGCACGGCGTACCGCGCCCGCTTCGCTGATGGCCTCGTCGCCACGGTGCGCCGTGCGGGCGGCGGCGACCCGGACCAGGAAGGGCAGGAGGGCGCCTTCTACCGGGAGCTGCAGCTGCTCGGCCGCCTCAACCACCGACACGTCGTCAGGCTCCGCGGCTTCTCAGAAGGACACAACAG GTTTCTGGTGTTTGATCAGATGGAGAACAGGAGCCTGAAAGAATGCCTCCACG ATCCTCTTAGGACGCCACTCAACTGGAGGACCCGGTTGCAGGTTGCCATAGATGTCGCAGCAGCCCTG GAGTATCTCTACTACTTCTGCGACCCTCCGGTGTTCCACGTGACGGTGAACTCGAGCAACGTGCTGATGGATGCTGATTTCGTCGCCAAG CTATCGAACGTCAGTGTCGTCGGTCACGACTCTTCCGAAGGATCCCACGCCGAAG AGCGAATTCAGCAGAGGCGGACGGAGCTGGTGTTCCAGTACGGCGTGTTGCTCCTGGAGCTCGTCACCGGACAGTCGcccgggggcggcgacggcgagctcGTGCGGTGGGTGCAGGAGCCAGGGTTCGCCGGATCCATGCAGAGGATGGTGGACGCGGATCTCGGGGGCACCTacgacgccggcgagctccggGACCTCGTGATAGTCGCGAGGCTCTGCACTAGGCCTGGCAGCGGCACCGCCGTTGTCTCGATCCCACAGGTACTCCGCTACTTGCAGGGGAAGGTGGGTGACAAAAACAGATGA